The window GGCCTTCTACACTCGTTCAAGTTTCATTGTTCAGGTACAACTGAGGTATCTTaatcttcgtcttcttcttcttcaatcttcatcttcttcttttacAATGATAATATGAAATGAACTTAATGTTGAAATTTCAGGGCTCTTCATGAAAAAGACAACAACCGAATGACACGAGGAAAGTTCTTCATGATCGCACTAGTCTGTAGCTTCTCATGGTATATTTTCCCAGGTTACCTCTTCCCAACATTATCAAACTTATCATTACTCTGTTGGGCATTCTCAAAAAACGTAACCGCCCAGCAGCTTGGCTCCGGCATGAGAGGACTTGGCCTCGGCTCATTCACGCTCGATTGGTCCGTCATCGCTTCCTACCTGGGCAGCCCCCTCGTCTCCCCCTTCTCCACAATTGCCAACGTTTTCGTTGGTTACGTTATCCTAATTTACGGTGCCATTCCGATTGCTTATTGGGGAACAAACCTTTACAATGCAAGGACTTTCCCCCTCTTCTCGTCTCATCTCTTCACTTACGACGGCCAATCCTATGATGTAAACTCTATTGTTAACGACCAGTTTAAGATTGACATCCCGGCTTATGAGAGACAGGGACAGCTCCACCTTAGCATGTTCTTTGCTTTGAGTTATGGCGTTGGCTTTGCTTCTGTTGTCGCTACCCTCACACACGTGGGTTTGTTCAATGGCAAGTAAGTATGAACAGAAATAAAAGTATATGATGAAGTGAAGTAAATATATGGTTAATAATTTGTGATGTGTAGGGAGATATGGGGTAGATTCAGAAAGACATACGAAAAGAAGATGGACATTCACACGAGGTTAATGAAAAACTACAAGGACGTACCTGGTTGGTGGTTCTACCTGGTTCTTGTGGTGGCAATGGTTTTAGCGCTGTTTCTATGTATCTACATGAATGATCAAGTTCAGATGCCATGGTGGGGACTTATCCTTGCCTGTGGGCTCGCCCTCTCCTTCACCCTTCCCATCAGCGTCATCACCGCCACCACCAATATAGTATTCAACAGACCCACCGTTATTATTACTAGTTTTCTTCAATAAAtgcttatatataattattgtattgtTGATTTCTTAATTAGACGCCAGGATTGAATGTGATCACGGAGTACTTGATGGGTGTTATATTGCCAGGGAATCCCATTGCAAACGTATGTTTTAAGACATATGGTTACATTAGCATGAGCCAGGCCGTGTCTTTCCTGAATGATTTCAAGCTTGGGCATTACATGAAGATTCCACCAAGGTCCATGTTCTTAGTTCAGGTAAACATGTTTTTTGTTCAGATGGTGAtgaattgatgatgatgatgagttaatcttcttcttcctcttcagcTTATTGGGACTGTGTTGGCTGGAACGATAAACATTGCAACGGCATGGTGGCTATTGACAACGGTGGAAAACATATGCCAAGACAACTTGCTTCCAGCAAACAGTCCTTGGACATGCCCGGGGGATAGGGTATTCTACGACGCGTCTGTGATCTGGGGGCTGGTGGGTCCAATAAGGATATTCGGTAAATCAGGAAACTATAGCGCATTGAACTGGTTTTTCCTTGGGGGAATTCTGTCTCCTGCTCTGTTTTGGATGCTTCACAAACTATTCCCTAGTCAGAAATGGATAGAGAAAATCAACCTACCCGTGATCCTGGGCACTGTTGGGATCATGCCTCCGGCAACTACATTGAATTTCAACAGTTGGATCGTAGTGGGGGCGGTTTTCCAGTTCTTTGTATTTAGGTACAGGAAGAAGTGGTGGCAGAAGTACAATTACGTATTGTCGGCTGCATTGGATGCCGGATTGGCTTTCATGGGAGTGTTGCTTTACTTTACATTGAGT is drawn from Impatiens glandulifera chromosome 3, dImpGla2.1, whole genome shotgun sequence and contains these coding sequences:
- the LOC124928933 gene encoding oligopeptide transporter 4-like; amino-acid sequence: MSQKVEHDKIEEDEESPVEEVRLTVPNTDDPTLPVYTFRMWFLGIISCVLLSFLNTFFGYRTEPLLITMVSVQVATLPIGRFMANVLPKWKVSIGSWTFSLNPGPFNVKEHVLISIFANAGSGFGSGAAYAVSIVDIIKAFYHREITFIASWILVITTQVLGYGWAGLLRQYVVDPAHMWWPSTLVQVSLFRALHEKDNNRMTRGKFFMIALVCSFSWYIFPGYLFPTLSNLSLLCWAFSKNVTAQQLGSGMRGLGLGSFTLDWSVIASYLGSPLVSPFSTIANVFVGYVILIYGAIPIAYWGTNLYNARTFPLFSSHLFTYDGQSYDVNSIVNDQFKIDIPAYERQGQLHLSMFFALSYGVGFASVVATLTHVGLFNGKEIWGRFRKTYEKKMDIHTRLMKNYKDVPGWWFYLVLVVAMVLALFLCIYMNDQVQMPWWGLILACGLALSFTLPISVITATTNITPGLNVITEYLMGVILPGNPIANVCFKTYGYISMSQAVSFLNDFKLGHYMKIPPRSMFLVQLIGTVLAGTINIATAWWLLTTVENICQDNLLPANSPWTCPGDRVFYDASVIWGLVGPIRIFGKSGNYSALNWFFLGGILSPALFWMLHKLFPSQKWIEKINLPVILGTVGIMPPATTLNFNSWIVVGAVFQFFVFRYRKKWWQKYNYVLSAALDAGLAFMGVLLYFTLSMEHKGLDWWGTAGEHCDLADCPTAKGIHVDGCPFIQLN